In Thermodesulfitimonas autotrophica, the following proteins share a genomic window:
- the nifV gene encoding homocitrate synthase: MFAGREIKIVDTTLRDGEQTAGVVFANREKVRIAKLLDELGVHQIEAGIPVMGGDEAEAIKEICRAGLKASIMGWNRPVIKDIEASLACGVDAVAISISTSDIHIKYKLQTSREWVIEKMTAAVAFAKKHGVYISVNAEDASRSDMDFLLTFARAAKEAGADRLRYCDTVGVLDPFTTYENIKRIIDEVGIPVEMHTHNDFGMATANALAGVKAGADWIGVTVCGLGERAGNAALEEVVMALKILYGHDLGFKTEMFREIAEYVSRAAHRELPAWKAIVGRNMFAHESGIHADGVLKNPKAYEAFQPEEVGLARQIVIGKHSGTAAVRAKFAEYGIELTKHQAEELLPEIRRAAVDLKRPLFDKELVQIYEDYFGKRG; this comes from the coding sequence TTGTTTGCGGGGAGAGAAATCAAGATCGTTGATACCACCCTCCGCGACGGCGAGCAGACCGCGGGGGTGGTCTTCGCCAACCGGGAAAAGGTGCGGATCGCGAAGCTTTTAGATGAGCTCGGTGTGCACCAGATTGAGGCGGGCATCCCGGTAATGGGCGGGGACGAGGCCGAGGCGATCAAGGAGATCTGCCGGGCGGGTTTGAAGGCGAGCATCATGGGTTGGAACCGCCCCGTCATCAAGGATATCGAGGCGTCGCTTGCCTGCGGGGTCGATGCGGTGGCCATATCCATTTCCACTTCCGACATCCACATCAAGTACAAGCTGCAGACCTCCCGCGAGTGGGTGATAGAGAAAATGACGGCGGCGGTGGCCTTTGCGAAGAAGCACGGCGTTTACATCTCGGTAAACGCGGAGGACGCGTCCCGAAGCGACATGGATTTCCTGCTCACCTTTGCGCGGGCGGCCAAGGAGGCGGGAGCCGACAGGCTCCGCTACTGCGACACCGTGGGCGTGCTCGACCCCTTCACCACCTATGAGAATATCAAGCGGATCATCGACGAGGTCGGCATTCCGGTGGAGATGCACACCCACAACGACTTCGGCATGGCCACCGCCAACGCGCTGGCCGGGGTTAAGGCCGGGGCCGACTGGATCGGCGTCACCGTCTGCGGTCTCGGGGAGCGGGCCGGCAACGCCGCCCTCGAAGAGGTAGTGATGGCGCTGAAGATTCTCTACGGGCACGATCTCGGCTTCAAAACAGAGATGTTCCGGGAGATTGCCGAGTATGTTTCCCGGGCCGCGCACCGGGAGCTTCCCGCCTGGAAGGCAATTGTGGGGCGGAACATGTTCGCCCACGAATCGGGCATCCACGCCGACGGGGTGCTGAAAAACCCGAAGGCCTACGAGGCTTTCCAGCCGGAGGAAGTGGGACTGGCGCGGCAGATCGTCATCGGCAAGCACTCGGGCACGGCGGCCGTCAGGGCCAAATTTGCGGAGTACGGCATCGAACTTACGAAGCACCAGGCGGAGGAGCTCCTGCCGGAAATCCGCCGCGCGGCGGTGGACCTCAAGCGGCCGCTCTTCGACAAGGAGCTGGTGCAGATTTACGAGGACTACTTCGGAAAGAGGGGATAG
- a CDS encoding 3-isopropylmalate dehydratase small subunit — MRLQGRAHKFGNDINTDYIISGKYKFKTLDMNELAKHVMEDLDPDFYQKIRPGDFIVAGTNFGCGSSREQAPLVIKHARIGAVLAKSFARIFFRNAINTGLPVVECDTDQIEAGDEIVLDLAAGVCENRTRGVTIPVKPLPEVMLRILQDGGLAAHFKKHGGFNFG; from the coding sequence ATGCGCTTACAGGGTAGAGCACATAAGTTCGGTAACGATATCAACACTGACTACATCATTTCCGGCAAGTACAAGTTTAAAACCCTCGACATGAACGAGCTGGCGAAGCACGTGATGGAGGACCTGGACCCCGACTTCTACCAAAAGATCCGGCCCGGGGACTTCATCGTTGCGGGGACGAACTTCGGCTGTGGCTCCTCAAGAGAGCAGGCGCCGCTCGTCATCAAGCACGCCCGCATCGGTGCCGTTTTAGCGAAGTCCTTCGCCCGCATCTTTTTCCGGAACGCCATCAACACCGGCCTGCCGGTGGTGGAGTGCGACACCGACCAGATTGAGGCGGGCGACGAGATAGTGCTGGACCTAGCCGCCGGGGTGTGCGAAAACCGCACGCGGGGCGTTACCATCCCGGTGAAACCCTTGCCGGAAGTGATGCTGCGGATTTTGCAGGATGGGGGCCTTGCCGCGCACTTTAAGAAGCACGGCGGCTTCAACTTCGGATAG
- a CDS encoding 3-isopropylmalate dehydratase large subunit: protein MGQTIIEKILSRASGKKATAGEIVVAKVDCVMAQDGTAPLAIQSFERMEGKRLFDPERVNLVIDHSAPSPTEGISNLHKLMRDFAREHGCRLYDIGDGVCHQVMVESGKFGPGSVVVGADSHTCTYGALNAFATGVGSTDLAAALISGQMWFKVPETIRIICHGVLPRGVYAKDLILYLIGDLTADGATYKAVEYVGEAISALSQEGRFTIANMAVEMGAKAGLMEADEKTFAWLAAHGGNPGDFAPVNADPDAVYAAVKEYDVAGLEPQVAKPHRVDNVAPLSSVAGLKIDQAFIGTCTNGRLEDLRVAAGILAGRKVHPRTRLIVAPASRRIYLAALREGILATLVEAGAAVVTPGCGPCVGTHNGVPADGEVVISTANRNFRGRMGNRNAEIYLASPAAVAAAAVAGEIVDPREFVK from the coding sequence TTGGGGCAGACGATTATTGAAAAAATCCTTTCCCGGGCGAGTGGCAAGAAGGCGACGGCCGGCGAGATCGTCGTGGCGAAAGTCGACTGCGTGATGGCTCAGGACGGCACGGCGCCGCTGGCGATTCAGTCCTTCGAGCGGATGGAGGGGAAGCGGCTTTTTGACCCGGAGCGGGTGAACCTCGTCATCGACCACAGCGCGCCGAGTCCCACCGAAGGGATTTCCAACCTCCACAAGCTGATGCGCGATTTCGCGCGGGAGCACGGGTGCCGCCTCTACGATATCGGCGATGGCGTCTGCCACCAGGTAATGGTCGAGAGCGGGAAATTCGGGCCCGGCTCGGTCGTGGTCGGCGCCGACTCCCATACCTGCACCTACGGGGCGCTCAACGCCTTCGCGACCGGCGTCGGTTCCACCGACCTGGCGGCGGCCCTTATCTCCGGGCAGATGTGGTTCAAGGTGCCGGAGACGATCAGGATCATCTGCCACGGCGTCTTGCCGCGTGGCGTTTACGCCAAAGACCTCATCCTTTACCTGATCGGTGACCTTACCGCCGACGGCGCCACTTATAAGGCGGTGGAGTATGTGGGCGAGGCGATTAGCGCGCTTTCTCAGGAGGGGCGCTTCACCATCGCCAATATGGCCGTGGAGATGGGGGCCAAAGCGGGGTTAATGGAGGCGGACGAGAAGACCTTCGCCTGGCTTGCGGCGCACGGCGGGAACCCGGGCGATTTTGCGCCCGTGAACGCGGATCCGGACGCGGTTTACGCGGCGGTAAAGGAGTACGACGTGGCGGGTCTTGAGCCGCAGGTGGCGAAACCCCACCGGGTGGATAACGTGGCGCCCCTCAGCAGCGTAGCGGGGCTAAAGATCGATCAGGCCTTCATCGGGACCTGTACCAACGGCCGGTTGGAGGACTTGCGGGTAGCGGCCGGGATCCTCGCCGGGAGAAAGGTCCACCCGCGGACGCGCCTGATTGTGGCGCCCGCTTCCCGGCGGATTTACCTTGCGGCGCTCCGGGAGGGCATCCTGGCGACTCTGGTTGAGGCGGGGGCCGCGGTGGTTACGCCCGGCTGCGGACCGTGCGTTGGCACTCATAACGGTGTGCCCGCGGACGGCGAGGTGGTTATCTCGACGGCGAACCGCAACTTCAGGGGCCGGATGGGGAACCGTAACGCAGAGATTTATCTCGCTTCGCCGGCGGCGGTCGCGGCGGCGGCGGTGGCCGGGGAGATTGTTGACCCGCGCGAATTTGTGAAATAG